One stretch of Caldinitratiruptor microaerophilus DNA includes these proteins:
- a CDS encoding S41 family peptidase — protein MQRRSAVRWAAVTLLVILSLGFATNLRAAGLPAPAATLQAIIGLVESYYRRPVAADDLWRGAIRGALEELGDPYTSYMEPDEFKAFQDDLEGRLVGIGITIEAVGRYITVVSPIKGSPAEKAGLKAGDRILEADGESLVGVSPSEAADRIRGEAGTRVTLKIERPSEGRVFEVTVTRAPVQIPAVEAEPLGGGIGLIRIHSFSEVMPERFDEAYRELAAAGLRGLIVDLRNNPGGLLDSAVELAGRFIRQGEPVVREVGQDGRQEVLRSRGAREPVRVPVVVLVNEGSASASEIFAGALQDYGIATLVGTRTFGKGSIQRLFDVPGGGVLKLTVAEYRTPKGRVVDGQGLVPDVEVKPLQPDPERTRPLTFTRVLGRRVVGLDVLAVQQRLNDLGFPRIAEDGVYGPATEAAVRAFQQAAGLPVTGTVDEATLRALEGRVAQYAHDLAARDVQKEKAVEILRQKIAGSAA, from the coding sequence ATGCAGCGCCGTTCTGCCGTTCGGTGGGCCGCCGTCACCCTGTTGGTGATCCTCAGCCTCGGCTTTGCGACGAACCTGCGGGCGGCGGGGTTGCCGGCGCCGGCCGCCACGCTCCAAGCGATCATCGGACTCGTCGAATCGTACTACCGGCGACCCGTGGCGGCGGATGACCTGTGGCGCGGCGCCATCCGGGGCGCCCTGGAGGAGCTGGGCGACCCGTACACGTCGTACATGGAACCGGACGAGTTCAAGGCGTTCCAGGACGACCTCGAGGGCCGGCTGGTCGGCATCGGGATAACGATCGAGGCCGTGGGGCGGTACATCACGGTCGTCTCGCCCATCAAGGGCTCACCGGCGGAGAAGGCGGGACTGAAGGCGGGCGACCGGATCCTCGAGGCCGACGGCGAGAGCCTCGTGGGCGTCTCCCCGTCGGAGGCGGCCGACCGGATCCGGGGCGAGGCGGGCACCCGCGTCACCCTCAAGATCGAGCGGCCGTCGGAGGGGCGCGTCTTCGAGGTGACGGTGACCCGGGCGCCCGTCCAGATACCGGCGGTCGAGGCGGAGCCGCTCGGGGGCGGGATCGGACTGATCCGCATTCATTCGTTCAGCGAGGTCATGCCGGAGCGCTTCGACGAGGCGTACCGGGAGCTGGCGGCCGCCGGCCTGCGGGGCCTGATCGTCGACCTGCGCAACAACCCCGGCGGGCTCCTGGACTCGGCGGTCGAACTGGCAGGCCGCTTCATCCGGCAGGGCGAACCGGTCGTCCGGGAGGTCGGCCAGGACGGCCGCCAGGAGGTGCTGCGATCCCGGGGCGCCCGCGAGCCCGTCCGGGTGCCGGTGGTGGTGCTGGTGAACGAGGGGTCGGCCTCGGCCTCGGAGATCTTCGCCGGGGCCCTCCAGGACTACGGGATCGCCACCCTCGTGGGTACGCGCACCTTCGGCAAGGGCAGCATCCAGCGGCTCTTCGACGTTCCGGGGGGCGGGGTCCTGAAGCTCACCGTGGCCGAGTACCGCACCCCGAAGGGCCGGGTGGTCGACGGGCAGGGGCTCGTGCCCGACGTCGAGGTGAAACCCCTGCAGCCTGATCCGGAGCGCACCCGGCCGCTCACCTTCACCCGGGTGCTCGGCCGCCGGGTCGTGGGCCTCGACGTGCTGGCGGTGCAGCAGCGCCTGAACGACCTCGGTTTCCCCCGGATCGCCGAGGACGGCGTGTACGGGCCGGCGACGGAGGCGGCGGTGCGGGCCTTCCAGCAGGCAGCCGGCCTGCCCGTGACCGGTACGGTCGACGAGGCGACACTCCGGGCCCTGGAGGGCCGCGTGGCCCAGTACGCCCACGACCTGGCCGCCCGGGACGTGCAGAAGGAGAAGGCCGTGGAGATCCTGCGCCAGAAGATCGCCGGGTCGGCCGCCTGA
- a CDS encoding NYN domain-containing protein, whose amino-acid sequence MKTAVFMDYENIYWSMKQQYGSGPDVDRFIAGVRDLAEHKHGGGPVCLMQAYADFDHEEFRGLLSDLQRRSVEPRHVFSKNYEDGTRKNAADIEMSLDALELMYTRPDIEVFLLVCGDRDMIQVIRKLRSRGKLVHVVAVERTMSKDVMSFVNHFTTIETVLGLVPPQMHDMEMMIRRLDSAEYGKPFVGLKYFLRTLSGSEIVDRKTYELVNQAISEGIIETYKVPNPKDELFPTTACRLNRSHELVRRVLGSVAPAGAKSSATA is encoded by the coding sequence ATGAAGACCGCTGTGTTTATGGACTACGAGAATATCTACTGGAGCATGAAGCAGCAGTACGGCTCCGGACCGGATGTCGACCGCTTCATCGCCGGGGTTCGCGACCTGGCGGAGCACAAGCACGGGGGCGGACCCGTGTGTCTCATGCAGGCGTACGCCGACTTCGACCACGAGGAGTTCCGCGGCCTCCTGTCCGACCTGCAGCGCCGCAGCGTCGAGCCCCGGCACGTGTTTTCCAAGAACTACGAGGATGGTACCCGCAAGAACGCCGCCGACATCGAGATGAGCCTGGACGCCCTGGAGCTCATGTACACCCGGCCCGACATCGAGGTCTTCCTGCTCGTGTGCGGGGACCGGGACATGATCCAGGTGATCCGCAAGCTGCGCTCCCGGGGCAAGCTGGTGCACGTGGTCGCCGTCGAGCGCACGATGTCCAAGGACGTCATGTCGTTCGTCAACCACTTCACCACCATCGAGACGGTGCTCGGCCTCGTGCCGCCGCAGATGCACGACATGGAGATGATGATCCGGCGCCTCGACTCGGCCGAGTACGGCAAGCCGTTCGTCGGGCTGAAGTACTTCCTGCGGACGCTGTCCGGGTCGGAGATCGTCGACCGCAAGACGTACGAGCTCGTCAACCAGGCGATTTCCGAGGGAATCATCGAAACGTATAAGGTTCCCAACCCCAAGGATGAGCTGTTCCCCACCACCGCCTGCCGCCTGAACCGGTCGCACGAACTCGTCCGGCGGGTGCTGGGGAGCGTGGCGCCGGCCGGCGCCAAGAGCAGCGCCACGGCCTGA
- a CDS encoding HD domain-containing protein → MKEYVFRDPVHGDIPVRDPTVLALVDAPEMQRLRRIRQLGTSFISYPGAEHTRFAHSLGVYHLMGRALDLLQARAGVALEPEERALGVCAALLHDAGHGPFSHLFERLTGRSHEAWTERILTSPSTTVHQVLRDRDPTWPAAIADLLAGRGGPPLLHDLLSSQLDVDRMDYLLRDSLMCGVSYGRFDLDRLLSCLTAVPGEGGPRLAVTAKGQGAAESFILARYFMYWNVYFHKATRAAEVILYGLLRRASDLVRAGAAPDPLPGALAALLAGREPDLADYLALDEVDVLAAVKAWTRAPDRTLADLSRRVLERRLLKALPLRAAPDPDQLRAVRERVASLGFPDPEYYVQVDRADNVAYSYYLSPAAGGAQPIWIASEERGRLRVEEISARSVVLQGITERAVTRHVLFVPAEAREAVLPLVQRQLLFDL, encoded by the coding sequence ATGAAGGAGTACGTCTTCCGGGACCCGGTCCACGGGGACATCCCGGTCCGGGACCCCACGGTCCTGGCCCTGGTGGACGCGCCGGAGATGCAGCGGCTGCGCCGCATCCGGCAGCTGGGCACGTCCTTCATCTCGTATCCCGGGGCCGAGCACACCCGCTTTGCCCACTCCCTCGGCGTGTACCACCTGATGGGCCGGGCTCTCGACCTCCTGCAGGCCCGGGCGGGCGTCGCCCTCGAGCCGGAGGAACGGGCCCTGGGCGTGTGCGCCGCCCTGCTGCACGACGCCGGGCACGGCCCCTTCTCGCATCTCTTCGAGCGGCTCACCGGCCGGAGTCACGAGGCGTGGACGGAGCGGATCCTCACCTCGCCCTCCACGACCGTCCACCAGGTGCTGCGGGACCGGGATCCCACCTGGCCGGCCGCCATCGCTGACCTGCTGGCGGGCCGCGGCGGCCCCCCGCTCCTGCACGACCTCCTGTCCAGCCAGCTGGACGTCGACCGCATGGACTACCTCCTGCGGGACTCGCTCATGTGCGGGGTGAGCTACGGGCGCTTCGACCTCGACCGCCTGCTGTCGTGCCTCACCGCGGTGCCGGGCGAGGGCGGCCCCCGCCTCGCCGTGACCGCCAAGGGCCAGGGGGCCGCCGAGTCGTTCATCCTGGCCCGCTACTTCATGTACTGGAACGTGTATTTCCACAAGGCCACCCGGGCGGCCGAGGTGATCCTGTACGGCCTCCTGCGCCGGGCGTCGGACCTGGTGCGGGCCGGGGCCGCGCCCGACCCGCTGCCCGGGGCCCTGGCCGCGCTCCTGGCCGGGCGGGAGCCGGATCTGGCCGATTACCTGGCCCTCGACGAGGTGGACGTGCTGGCCGCGGTCAAGGCCTGGACCCGCGCCCCCGACCGGACCCTGGCCGACCTCAGCCGCCGCGTGCTGGAGCGCCGTCTCCTCAAGGCTCTCCCCCTGCGCGCGGCCCCCGACCCCGACCAGCTCCGGGCGGTGCGCGAGCGGGTGGCGAGCCTGGGCTTCCCGGACCCGGAGTACTACGTCCAGGTCGACCGCGCGGACAACGTGGCCTACAGCTATTACCTGAGCCCGGCGGCCGGGGGCGCGCAGCCCATCTGGATCGCCAGCGAGGAGCGGGGCAGGCTCCGGGTGGAGGAGATCTCCGCGCGCAGCGTGGTGCTCCAGGGCATCACGGAGCGCGCCGTGACCCGGCACGTCCTCTTCGTTCCCGCCGAGGCCCGGGAGGCCGTGCTCCCTCTCGTCCAGCGGCAGCTCCTCTTCGACCTGTGA
- a CDS encoding CTP synthase, with protein MAKFVFVTGGVVSGLGKGITAASLGRLLKARGYRVTALKFDPYINVDPGTMNPLQHGEVFVTDDGAETDLDLGHYERFMDVSLSKINNVTTGKVYQAVIAKERRGDYLGSTVQVIPHITNEIKSHIHRVAEELAADVVIIEIGGTVGDIESLPFLEAARQFRHDVPREDTCFLHVTLVPYIDAAGELKTKPTQHSVATLRSIGIQPDVLICRSERPIPRELREKIALFTDVPVEAVIPNVDLDSIYRVPLVLEEEGLARIVLRRLNLPDRTPDLDGWRDLVERATRPSREVDIALVGKYVALEDAYLSVAEALAHAGAAHSARVRIHWVDSEQLENGEGLEVRDRVLAGVDGVLVPGGFGYRGIEGKIRAIQYARENRVPFFGICMGLQSAVIEFARNVLGIRKANSTEFIPDCPEPVIDLMAAQKEVTNLGGTMRLGQYLCTLEPGSLAHRAYGTLEVWERHRHRWEVNNAYVDRLRAAGLRPVGLWREGNLVEVVELEGHPWFVGVQFHPELKSRPERPHPLFRDFVGAALAYREARLARSVVAGPARGDG; from the coding sequence ATGGCCAAGTTCGTGTTCGTGACAGGTGGCGTGGTTTCGGGTCTCGGCAAGGGCATCACGGCGGCCTCGCTCGGACGGCTCCTGAAGGCGCGCGGGTACCGGGTCACGGCGCTCAAGTTCGACCCCTACATCAACGTGGACCCGGGGACCATGAACCCCCTGCAGCACGGCGAGGTCTTCGTCACCGACGACGGCGCGGAGACGGATCTGGACCTGGGCCACTACGAACGCTTCATGGATGTCTCGCTGAGCAAGATCAACAACGTGACCACGGGGAAGGTCTACCAGGCGGTGATCGCCAAGGAGCGGCGCGGCGACTACCTGGGCAGCACCGTGCAGGTGATCCCCCACATCACGAACGAGATCAAGTCCCACATCCACCGGGTGGCGGAGGAGCTCGCCGCCGACGTGGTCATCATCGAGATCGGCGGCACGGTGGGCGACATCGAGAGCCTGCCGTTCCTCGAGGCGGCCCGCCAGTTCCGCCACGACGTGCCACGGGAAGACACGTGCTTTCTCCACGTGACGCTGGTGCCGTACATCGACGCGGCAGGCGAGCTGAAGACGAAGCCCACGCAGCACAGCGTGGCCACGCTGCGCAGCATCGGCATCCAGCCGGACGTCCTGATCTGCCGCTCCGAGCGGCCGATCCCCCGGGAGCTCCGCGAGAAGATCGCCCTGTTCACCGACGTGCCCGTCGAGGCGGTCATCCCGAACGTCGACCTGGACAGCATCTACCGCGTGCCCCTGGTGCTGGAGGAAGAGGGGCTGGCGCGGATCGTCCTGCGCCGGCTCAACCTCCCCGACCGCACCCCCGACCTGGACGGCTGGCGCGACCTCGTGGAGCGGGCCACCCGGCCCAGCCGGGAGGTCGACATCGCGCTCGTCGGCAAGTACGTCGCCCTCGAGGACGCGTACCTGAGCGTGGCCGAGGCCCTCGCCCACGCCGGCGCGGCCCACAGCGCCCGCGTGCGGATCCACTGGGTCGACTCCGAGCAGCTGGAGAACGGCGAGGGGCTCGAGGTGCGGGACCGGGTCCTCGCCGGGGTCGACGGGGTCCTGGTCCCGGGCGGGTTCGGCTACCGCGGCATCGAGGGGAAGATCCGGGCGATCCAGTACGCACGGGAGAACCGGGTACCCTTCTTCGGCATCTGCATGGGGCTGCAGAGCGCGGTCATCGAGTTCGCCCGGAACGTCCTGGGTATCCGCAAGGCGAACTCCACGGAATTCATCCCCGACTGCCCCGAGCCGGTGATCGACCTCATGGCCGCCCAGAAAGAAGTCACGAACCTGGGCGGGACCATGCGGCTCGGCCAGTACCTGTGCACGCTCGAGCCCGGCTCCCTCGCCCACCGGGCGTACGGCACGCTGGAGGTGTGGGAACGGCACCGCCACCGCTGGGAGGTCAACAACGCGTACGTCGACCGCCTCCGGGCCGCGGGCCTGCGCCCCGTCGGGCTCTGGCGGGAGGGCAACCTGGTGGAGGTCGTCGAGCTGGAGGGTCACCCGTGGTTCGTGGGCGTGCAGTTCCACCCCGAGCTGAAGTCCCGCCCCGAACGACCCCACCCGCTCTTCCGGGACTTCGTGGGCGCCGCGCTGGCCTACCGGGAGGCCCGCCTCGCCCGGTCGGTGGTGGCGGGCCCGGCCCGGGGTGACGGCTGA
- the rpoE gene encoding DNA-directed RNA polymerase subunit delta, with product MGVPDELRADMSVTDLAYHILKNRGRAIHFKELIQEILKVKAIPLDNPGRVIAQIHTEINLDSRFIHQGNGEWGLRDWQPKGGTKIIRIRSGSPAPPRPRRELIPEDDELGLEDDENGLQEDEDEESEDEGLLDYDAEDYDTDEDEEM from the coding sequence ATGGGTGTCCCGGACGAGCTGCGCGCGGACATGTCCGTCACCGACCTGGCGTACCACATCCTCAAGAACCGGGGCCGTGCCATCCACTTCAAGGAGCTCATCCAGGAGATCCTCAAGGTGAAGGCGATCCCGCTCGACAACCCCGGCCGGGTCATCGCCCAGATCCACACCGAGATCAACCTCGACTCGCGCTTCATCCACCAGGGCAACGGAGAATGGGGCCTGCGGGACTGGCAGCCGAAGGGCGGAACCAAGATCATCCGCATCCGCTCCGGATCTCCGGCTCCGCCGCGGCCGCGCCGGGAACTGATCCCGGAGGACGACGAACTGGGCCTGGAGGACGACGAGAACGGGCTGCAGGAGGACGAGGACGAGGAGAGCGAGGACGAGGGCCTGCTGGACTACGACGCGGAGGATTACGATACCGACGAGGACGAAGAGATGTGA
- a CDS encoding patatin-like phospholipase family protein, which translates to MSQEVKVGLALGGGVARGIAHVGVLQALEESGIPIHIVAGTSAGSIVGALYAAGLDPWLLERVARELNWRGLVRLRLRRDGLLDAEGLEQLLRGNIGDLEFSQLRIPFAAVACDLLTGEEVVFREGRVAPAVRASASMPGVFLPVRMGARLLVDGGIVNNVPVSVCRAMGADYVIGVDLNRPRDRLRPPRNLLHILLYTLALLQRPQIEASLAQADVAIRPDLSEFSVVELERVSEMVEAGRRATFAAVPRIRADLERLRAGRAATRTLS; encoded by the coding sequence GTGTCCCAGGAAGTCAAGGTGGGGCTGGCGCTCGGCGGAGGGGTCGCCCGGGGCATCGCCCACGTGGGGGTGCTGCAGGCCCTGGAGGAGTCCGGCATCCCCATCCACATCGTCGCAGGGACCTCGGCGGGAAGCATCGTGGGAGCCCTCTACGCCGCCGGCCTCGACCCGTGGCTGCTGGAGCGGGTGGCGCGGGAGCTGAACTGGCGGGGGCTCGTCCGCCTCCGGCTCCGCCGCGACGGCCTCCTGGACGCCGAGGGCCTGGAACAGCTCCTGCGCGGCAACATCGGCGACCTCGAGTTCTCGCAGCTTCGCATCCCCTTCGCGGCGGTCGCGTGCGACCTCCTCACCGGGGAAGAGGTGGTCTTCCGCGAGGGCCGGGTGGCCCCGGCGGTGCGGGCCAGCGCCTCCATGCCCGGGGTGTTCCTGCCGGTGCGCATGGGGGCGCGGCTCCTGGTGGACGGGGGCATCGTCAACAACGTGCCCGTCTCGGTCTGCCGGGCCATGGGCGCCGACTACGTGATCGGCGTCGACCTGAACAGGCCCCGTGACCGGCTGAGGCCCCCCCGGAACCTGCTCCACATCCTCCTGTACACCCTGGCGCTCCTGCAGCGGCCGCAGATCGAGGCCAGTCTCGCGCAGGCGGACGTGGCGATCCGCCCCGACCTCAGCGAGTTCAGCGTGGTCGAGCTCGAGCGTGTGTCCGAGATGGTGGAGGCCGGACGCAGGGCCACCTTCGCCGCGGTCCCGCGCATCCGCGCCGACCTGGAGCGCCTCCGCGCCGGACGGGCCGCCACGCGCACGCTCTCTTGA
- a CDS encoding anti-sigma factor family protein, with protein MSCERYRGDLAALAVGALDPAAAQPLIDHIAACPECAGELAGMRSVAGFVARELRAWVETGPAPAGLEAVLRDAVRQAGPRPVDLEEVLALASPGARPVMAGRAGRRMTLAMALAAATVAGLLLVSTPAVRPGELPVVGSLVGLLRPQGGVPVRVDRSATAGGVTLTVHTVTHGPAATVVVYSLDGEGAGAGARPGLAALYAGGRALTLRRAEVTGEGGGPVRVVATYEAAPAGAPLVLRLGEGEHALEVEFPAAARR; from the coding sequence ATGAGCTGCGAACGGTACCGGGGCGATCTGGCGGCGCTGGCGGTCGGAGCCCTCGACCCCGCGGCGGCGCAGCCCCTCATCGACCACATCGCCGCCTGCCCCGAGTGCGCGGGGGAGCTGGCGGGCATGCGATCGGTAGCAGGCTTCGTCGCCCGGGAGCTGCGGGCGTGGGTGGAGACCGGCCCGGCGCCGGCCGGCCTCGAGGCCGTCCTGCGCGACGCGGTCCGACAGGCCGGCCCACGTCCGGTCGACCTCGAGGAGGTGCTGGCGCTGGCGAGCCCCGGGGCGCGGCCGGTGATGGCCGGCCGCGCCGGGCGGCGGATGACGCTGGCCATGGCGCTGGCGGCCGCGACGGTCGCCGGGCTCCTGCTGGTGAGCACGCCGGCCGTGCGGCCCGGCGAGCTGCCGGTCGTGGGGAGCCTCGTGGGGCTCCTGCGGCCGCAGGGCGGAGTGCCCGTGCGGGTGGACCGGTCGGCCACCGCCGGCGGGGTGACGCTGACCGTGCACACGGTGACCCACGGCCCGGCGGCGACGGTCGTCGTCTACAGCCTGGACGGCGAGGGGGCGGGGGCCGGGGCCCGACCGGGCCTGGCGGCGCTGTACGCCGGCGGGCGCGCCCTGACCCTGCGCCGGGCCGAGGTGACGGGCGAGGGCGGCGGACCCGTGCGCGTGGTGGCCACGTACGAGGCGGCGCCGGCGGGGGCCCCGCTGGTCCTCCGCCTGGGTGAGGGCGAGCACGCGCTGGAGGTGGAGTTCCCGGCCGCCGCCCGGCGCTAG
- a CDS encoding RNA polymerase sigma factor: protein MGRSQTLEDEFFRLLEPEQGKLYRLALAILGSDADARDALQDAVIRAFRAYPQLRGGQAAFPTWMRRIVVNSATQILRRRLRVIPVERPEALHPDPEGPPPELQGDVWDAVRRLDDRYRAVVVLRFLEDMSLEEIGRALDIPVGTVKSRLHVALRRLREMLAGPGAEARGAGAV, encoded by the coding sequence ATGGGCCGGTCACAGACGCTGGAAGACGAGTTCTTCCGCCTCCTGGAGCCGGAGCAGGGGAAGCTCTACCGCCTGGCGCTGGCCATCCTGGGCAGCGACGCCGACGCGCGCGACGCGCTCCAGGACGCCGTGATCCGGGCATTCCGGGCGTACCCGCAGCTGCGCGGCGGCCAGGCTGCCTTCCCCACGTGGATGCGGCGCATCGTGGTGAACAGCGCCACCCAGATCCTGCGCCGGCGGCTGCGGGTGATCCCGGTGGAGCGGCCCGAGGCGCTCCACCCGGATCCCGAGGGCCCGCCGCCTGAGCTCCAGGGCGATGTCTGGGACGCCGTGCGGCGCCTTGACGACCGCTACCGGGCCGTGGTCGTGCTGCGGTTCCTCGAGGACATGTCCCTCGAGGAGATCGGGCGAGCGCTCGACATCCCCGTGGGGACGGTGAAATCCCGGTTGCACGTGGCGCTGCGGCGCCTCCGGGAGATGCTGGCCGGGCCCGGGGCCGAGGCGAGGGGGGCAGGGGCGGTATGA
- the speB gene encoding agmatinase, translated as MGLADRALQGLPLERLDRFLGTSDDYASARVAIFGVPLDLTTSYRPGARFGPARLREASYGLEDWSYHQEAGLDEVASCDLGDVALPIGQLEASLAAVGRVADRVVSDGKIPFMVGGEHLSTLPVLEAVARRHPDLALVHLDAHADLREEYLGNRLSHATVIRRCLEHVAPDRLYQFGIRSGTREEYEYARRHAHLWPHRVLEPLRAAVGDLRGRPVYVTLDLDVLDPAFAPGTGTPEPGGIDVRELLEALRVLGDLRVVGFDLVEAAPDLDPTGRTAVVGALIVREALLAFGR; from the coding sequence ATGGGCCTGGCGGACCGGGCCCTGCAGGGCCTGCCCCTCGAGCGGCTCGACCGGTTCCTCGGCACTTCGGACGACTACGCGTCGGCCCGGGTGGCCATCTTCGGGGTGCCGCTCGACCTCACCACCTCGTACCGCCCCGGCGCCCGCTTCGGCCCGGCCAGGCTGCGGGAGGCGTCGTACGGCCTCGAGGACTGGAGCTACCACCAGGAGGCCGGCCTGGACGAGGTGGCATCGTGCGACCTGGGCGACGTCGCACTGCCGATCGGGCAGCTGGAGGCGTCCCTGGCCGCCGTCGGCCGGGTCGCCGACCGGGTCGTGTCCGACGGCAAGATCCCCTTCATGGTCGGGGGCGAGCACCTGTCCACGCTGCCGGTGCTCGAGGCCGTGGCGCGCCGCCACCCCGACCTCGCGCTCGTCCACCTCGACGCGCACGCGGACCTGCGCGAGGAGTACCTCGGCAACCGGCTGTCCCACGCGACGGTGATCCGCCGCTGCCTGGAGCACGTGGCGCCGGACAGGCTCTACCAGTTCGGCATCCGGTCCGGCACCCGCGAAGAGTACGAGTACGCCCGGCGGCACGCCCACCTCTGGCCCCACCGGGTGCTGGAGCCGCTGCGCGCGGCGGTCGGGGACCTGCGCGGCCGGCCCGTCTACGTCACCCTCGACCTGGACGTCCTGGACCCGGCGTTCGCCCCGGGGACGGGCACCCCGGAACCGGGAGGGATCGACGTGCGGGAGCTCCTCGAGGCGCTGCGCGTGCTCGGCGACCTGCGCGTCGTGGGCTTCGACCTCGTGGAGGCCGCACCCGACCTCGACCCCACCGGCCGCACCGCCGTTGTGGGGGCTCTCATCGTCCGGGAGGCCCTGCTCGCGTTCGGGCGCTGA
- the nikC gene encoding nickel transporter permease, with protein sequence MRAGQAGGAPAADPTQQGALWRGLRRVLRHRGAMVGGTIVLALVLVALLAPVLSPYDPYKNDLARIARPPGPGHLLGTDELGRDMLTRLMYGARLSLLVGVTSVGLALVAGTAVGAVSGYLGGWLDLLTMRVIDIMLAFPSTLLAIAITAILGPSLTNAVVAVAIVNVPIYARLVRSSVLSIRELEYVEAARAAGMPTARVIWRHVLPGALAPLIVQSTMSIGSAILEVAGLSFLGLGAAPPAAEWGAMLSRAREFLQTAPWVVTFPGMAIMLAVLGFNLLGDGLRDLLDPRLRHRG encoded by the coding sequence GTGCGCGCCGGGCAGGCCGGGGGCGCCCCCGCCGCCGACCCCACGCAGCAGGGCGCCCTGTGGCGGGGCCTGCGGCGCGTGCTCCGGCACCGGGGGGCCATGGTCGGCGGGACGATCGTGCTCGCTCTGGTGCTGGTCGCCCTCCTGGCGCCGGTCCTCTCCCCCTATGACCCGTACAAGAACGACCTGGCCCGGATCGCCCGGCCGCCCGGACCCGGTCACCTCCTGGGGACGGACGAGCTGGGGCGCGACATGCTGACCCGCCTCATGTACGGGGCGCGCCTCTCGCTCCTGGTCGGGGTCACCTCAGTGGGCCTGGCGCTGGTCGCCGGCACCGCGGTCGGCGCGGTCTCCGGCTACCTGGGCGGGTGGCTGGACCTGCTCACCATGCGGGTCATCGACATCATGCTCGCCTTCCCGAGCACCCTCCTGGCAATCGCCATCACGGCGATCCTCGGGCCCAGCCTGACCAACGCGGTGGTCGCGGTCGCGATCGTGAACGTCCCCATCTACGCCCGCCTGGTCCGGTCCTCCGTGCTGTCGATCCGCGAGCTGGAGTACGTGGAGGCCGCCCGGGCCGCCGGGATGCCGACGGCGCGGGTCATCTGGCGTCACGTCCTGCCGGGGGCTCTGGCACCTCTCATCGTGCAGTCGACCATGAGCATCGGCTCGGCGATCCTGGAGGTGGCGGGCCTCAGCTTCCTCGGCCTCGGTGCCGCCCCGCCGGCCGCCGAGTGGGGCGCCATGCTGTCCCGGGCCCGCGAGTTCCTCCAGACCGCCCCCTGGGTGGTGACCTTCCCGGGGATGGCGATCATGCTGGCCGTCCTGGGCTTCAACCTCCTGGGCGACGGCCTGCGCGACCTTCTCGACCCCCGCCTCCGCCACCGCGGCTGA
- a CDS encoding ABC transporter permease gives MWRYVARRVGLVIPTALGILVAVFFLIRLIPGDPARVIAGERATTEQVEAIRHELGLDQPLPVQFWRFLGGVLQGDLGKSIQSKVPVVEELLDRYPATIELTLAAMLLATVVGVLVGIISAVYRNTLLDWGSMTLALLGVSMPVFWLGLVLLMVFAVDLRWLPAAGRVDPRLGWRGATDFVFFEMLLRGQWTVFVDAFRHLVLPAVALASIPLSIIARMTRSTILEVLGLDYVRTARAKGLSERVVIFKHVLRNALLPVVTITGLEVGLLLGGAVLTETVFSWPGIGRYIVLAIYARDYPVVQGGILLIALAFVVVNLVVDLLYAVIDPRIRYA, from the coding sequence ATGTGGCGTTACGTCGCCCGGCGGGTGGGGCTCGTGATCCCCACCGCGCTGGGCATTCTGGTCGCCGTGTTCTTCCTCATCCGGCTCATCCCCGGGGACCCGGCGCGCGTGATCGCCGGCGAGCGGGCGACGACGGAGCAGGTGGAGGCCATCCGGCACGAGCTGGGCCTCGACCAGCCGCTGCCCGTGCAGTTCTGGCGCTTCCTCGGCGGGGTCCTGCAGGGCGACCTGGGCAAGTCGATCCAGAGCAAGGTGCCGGTGGTGGAAGAGCTACTGGACCGCTACCCCGCCACCATCGAGTTGACCCTGGCGGCGATGCTCCTGGCCACCGTGGTCGGAGTCCTCGTCGGGATCATCTCAGCCGTCTACCGCAACACCCTCCTCGACTGGGGCTCGATGACCCTGGCGCTCCTCGGCGTCTCGATGCCCGTCTTCTGGCTGGGGCTCGTCCTCCTCATGGTGTTCGCCGTCGACCTGCGCTGGCTGCCCGCGGCCGGACGGGTCGACCCCCGCCTCGGCTGGCGGGGGGCGACCGACTTCGTGTTCTTCGAGATGCTCCTGCGCGGCCAGTGGACCGTCTTCGTGGACGCCTTCCGCCACCTCGTCCTCCCGGCGGTGGCGCTGGCCAGCATCCCGCTCTCGATCATCGCCCGGATGACCCGCTCGACCATCCTGGAGGTGCTCGGGCTCGACTACGTACGGACCGCCCGGGCGAAGGGCCTCTCCGAGCGGGTGGTGATCTTCAAGCACGTCCTGCGCAACGCTCTCCTGCCCGTGGTGACCATCACGGGCCTGGAGGTGGGACTCCTCCTCGGCGGGGCCGTGCTGACCGAGACCGTGTTCTCCTGGCCCGGCATCGGCCGGTACATCGTGCTGGCGATCTACGCCCGCGACTACCCGGTGGTGCAGGGCGGCATCCTCCTGATCGCCCTGGCGTTCGTGGTGGTGAACCTGGTGGTCGACCTGCTCTACGCCGTCATCGACCCCCGGATCCGCTATGCGTGA